The proteins below come from a single Perca flavescens isolate YP-PL-M2 chromosome 8, PFLA_1.0, whole genome shotgun sequence genomic window:
- the cd9a gene encoding CD9 molecule a isoform X1: protein MAALSGGEMCIKYLMFAFNLVFWLAGTAVFAIGLWLRLDPKTKGLFEGPDSPYVFYTGVYILIGAGALMMVVGFLGCCGAIQESPCMLGLFFFFLLIIFAIEVAAGIWVFSNQSKVVNDITTFYMQTYNNFKTTGDERLKETLRVIQTGLKCCGPTGTVVDTAKDTCARGEPLEELITKSCPDAIDEVFDSKLHIIGGAGITVGVVMVFGMIFSMLLCCAIRKSREVV, encoded by the exons cTTGCAGGCACAGCTGTCTTTGCTATAGGCCTGTGGCTAAGATTAGACCCAAAGACCAAAGGTCTGTTTGAAGGACCAGACTCTCCATATGTGTTTTACACAG gtgtgtatatCCTGATAGGAGCTGGAGCACTGATGATGGTGGTGGGTTTCCTGGGATGTTGTGGGGCCATCCAGGAGTCCCCCTGTATGCTGGGACTG TTCTTCTTTTTCCTGCTTATCATATTTGCTATTGAGGTTGCGGCTGGAATCTGGGTATTTTCCAACCAAAGCAAG GTGGTGAATGACATCACAACATTCTACATGCAGACCTACAATAACTTCAAGACGACAGGAGATGAGCGCCTCAAAGAGACTCTGCGGGTGATTCAAACCGGG CTGAAGTGTTGCGGGCCAACTGGTACTGTAGTAGATACTGCCAAAGACACGTGTGCCCGGGGAGAGCCACTCGAGGAACTCATTACTAAG AGCTGCCCTGATGCCATTGATGAGGTGTTTGACTCCAAGCTACACATCATAGGAGGAGCGGGCATCACCGTTGGTGTTGTTATG GTGTTTGGGATGATCTTTAGCATGCTCCTGTGCTGTGCCATCAGGAAGTCTCGGGAGGTGGTGTGA
- the cd9a gene encoding CD9 molecule a isoform X2 — MAVAGGIKCVKYLMFVFNFFFWLAGTAVFAIGLWLRLDPKTKGLFEGPDSPYVFYTGVYILIGAGALMMVVGFLGCCGAIQESPCMLGLFFFFLLIIFAIEVAAGIWVFSNQSKVVNDITTFYMQTYNNFKTTGDERLKETLRVIQTGLKCCGPTGTVVDTAKDTCARGEPLEELITKSCPDAIDEVFDSKLHIIGGAGITVGVVMVFGMIFSMLLCCAIRKSREVV, encoded by the exons cTTGCAGGCACAGCTGTCTTTGCTATAGGCCTGTGGCTAAGATTAGACCCAAAGACCAAAGGTCTGTTTGAAGGACCAGACTCTCCATATGTGTTTTACACAG gtgtgtatatCCTGATAGGAGCTGGAGCACTGATGATGGTGGTGGGTTTCCTGGGATGTTGTGGGGCCATCCAGGAGTCCCCCTGTATGCTGGGACTG TTCTTCTTTTTCCTGCTTATCATATTTGCTATTGAGGTTGCGGCTGGAATCTGGGTATTTTCCAACCAAAGCAAG GTGGTGAATGACATCACAACATTCTACATGCAGACCTACAATAACTTCAAGACGACAGGAGATGAGCGCCTCAAAGAGACTCTGCGGGTGATTCAAACCGGG CTGAAGTGTTGCGGGCCAACTGGTACTGTAGTAGATACTGCCAAAGACACGTGTGCCCGGGGAGAGCCACTCGAGGAACTCATTACTAAG AGCTGCCCTGATGCCATTGATGAGGTGTTTGACTCCAAGCTACACATCATAGGAGGAGCGGGCATCACCGTTGGTGTTGTTATG GTGTTTGGGATGATCTTTAGCATGCTCCTGTGCTGTGCCATCAGGAAGTCTCGGGAGGTGGTGTGA
- the bbs10 gene encoding BBSome complex assembly protein BBS10 has protein sequence MLPIEHLHLEHVLQTVCVLESVVLRSFGPEGGQVLFTRDTGQAMLSRSGTRILTALRLEHPLARMVVECVLKHSTVTGDGSKTFILLLASLLRMIQKMACQEPNVSHTYNSRETAEASTARHLADKMLAFALEELDDIIAMGVVPYGCCLSWEDFTAKTQLPACPINHCVQKLLASFFHSRLGRTQCDFISNLTCEMLTHWKFKSDLPSSSLHFVNDNFAALHTPVSGFPISCSRLIEGQVIHRDFATPCPQADHQPVKAVVVTGCLQPKLLSAGEVLVLGSGEQGREENSRKESSIVQFTAWAERSLECVIAKLQSLGVSVLLSAVKQSAAVLTLAAQAEMCIVECVSEDELSLFAQLSGATPVSDCWVIEPEHVAALTFCRPILLGAHRYVHVAFHDSEERITVKPCSLVICGPGEGQTDQYACAFQDAIRMLLSTWEPIGITATTASKKTLQPNKSTCLHVDNQIVKASLFQQCVLEPGCVIPAGGTFEFLLNHALLQHGSSCSISDDTIMGAPAVSQLLANALLSVPRNIYSYSLRRFLQTQTRLLSFIQNHSHPFSHVYKQEQNTILVQGRGKTECPLEEGKLIKHCCGKTDVSSQVFMSDSGLESVSCKYQLLVAVLQCVSSLLHVDTVLHTHTALHTPSRRLADISWEGTEDEAED, from the exons ATGCTGCCGATAGAGCATCTTCACCTGGAACATGTTctgcagactgtgtgtgtgttggagtcAGTCGTCCTCCGCAGTTTTGGCCCTGAAGGAGGACAGGTGTTGTTCACCCGAGACACAGGACAGGCAATGTTGAGCCGTAGTGGGACTCGCATTCTCACTGCGCTACGTCTGGAGCATCCACTGGCCAG gatGGTGGTTGAGTGTGTCTTGAAACACAGCACTGTAACGGGCGATGGATCCAAGACCTTTATCCTACTGCTGGCGTCATTACTACGGATGATTCAAAAAATGGCTTGCCAGGAGCCTAATGTGTCTCACACCTATAACTCCAGGGAAACAGCAGAGGCTTCCACTGCCAGGCACTTGGCTGACAAAATGCTGGCATTTGCATTGGAGGAGTTGGATGATATCATTGCCATGGGAGTGGTCCCGTATGGATGCTGTCTTTCATGGGAGGATTTCACTGCAAAAACACAATTACCAGCATGCCCAATCAATCACTGTGTCCAAAAGCTGCTGGCATCGTTCTTTCATTCACGTCTGGGTCGCACTCAATGTGACTTTATTAGCAACCTCACCTGTGAAATGCTCACTCACTGGAAGTTCAAAAGTGACCTACCGTCCTCATCACTTCATTTTGTAAATGACAACTTTGCTGCCTTGCATACACCTGTATCAGGCTTCCCTATTAGTTGTTCACGTTTGATTGAAGGGCAGGTCATTCACAGGGACTTTGCTACGCCCTGCCCTCAGGCTGACCACCAGCCAGTTAAAGCTGTAGTTGTCACTGGGTGCCTGCAGCCAAAATTGCTCAGTGCAGGAGAGGTGCTGGTGCTGGGATCTGGAGAGCAAGGGAGGGAGGAGAATTCAAGGAAGGAGAGTAGTATTGTGCAGTTTACTGCCTGGGCAGAAAGATCACTAGAGTGTGTCATTGCAAAGCTGCAGAGTTTGGGTGTCTCTGTGCTCCTGTCTGCAGTGAAACAGTCTGCTGCTGTCCTGACTTTAGCTGCACAGGCAGAGATGTGCATTGTGGAGTGTGTCAGTGAAGATGAGCTGTCTCTCTTTGCCCAGCTAAGTGGGGCCACACCTGTCTCAGACTGCTGGGTGATTGAACCAGAACACGTTGCTGCACTGACCTTTTGCAGACCAATACTGCTGGGAGCCCATAG GTATGTCCATGTGGCTTTCCATGATTCAGAGGAAAGGATCACAGTCAAACCCTGTAGTCTGGTCATTTGTGGCCCAGGGGAAGGGCAAACTGACCAGTATGCATGTGCATTTCAAGATGCCATCCGCATGCTACTTTCAACTTGGGAGCCTATTGGTATAACTGCAACTACAGCATCGAAGAAGACCTTGCAGCCAAACAAAAGCACATGTTTACATGTGGACAATCAGATCGTCAAGGCATCTCTCTTCCAGCAGTGTGTGTTGGAGCCAGGCTGTGTTATACCCGCTGGTGGGACATTTGAGTTTCTCTTAAACCATGCCCTCCTACAACATGGCAGCAGTTGCTCAATTTCTGATGACACAATTATGGGTGCCCCTGCTGTTTCCCAACTCTTAGCAAATGCTCTACTAAGCGTGCCCCGAAATATTTACTCCTACAGTCTGCGACGTTTCCTGCAGACTCAAACCAGGCTCCTGAGTTTTATTCAAAATCATTCCCACCCTTTCAGCCACGTATACAAACAAGAACAAAACACAATCCTCGTACAGGGTCGGGGTAAAACTGAATGTCCTCTAGAGGAGGGTAAACTAATAAAGCATTGTTGTGGAAAAACTGACGTATCATCACAAGTTTTTATGTCGGACTCTGGCCTTGAATCTGTCTCCTGTAAATACCAGCTGCTTGTGGCCGTGCTGCAGTGTGTCTCAAGTCTTCTCCATGTGGACACcgtgctgcacacacacacagccttacACACTCCGTCACGCAGACTTGCAGACATTTCCTGGGAGGGTACAGAGGACGAGGCTGAAGACTGA